In Marasmius oreades isolate 03SP1 chromosome 1, whole genome shotgun sequence, one DNA window encodes the following:
- a CDS encoding uncharacterized protein (CAZy:AA9), with product MLGTVVHSFSIVAVVILCLFASIPPVLAHGFVHTVTIGGQEYPGWNPFSDPYLTPPPSRVIRRVQSDGFVSIDDPDLPCHHDGNTGNDTAVIEVNAGSTVAFQWGYWPSDHQGPVSTYMTFCNGDCRSFSVTGAKWFKLDAGGYDTETKLWASDKLRMDNNSWKSTIPASLSPGQYLIRNEIIALHSITPQNYPSCGQLNVKGSGKGFPSDRDLVSIPGLYDNVAFPNIYSDFGSFTIPGPPPVSLDNSNPPFTVTSTPSPTVVHAGTTTPSGGDRPLNHDARVGHCRLTSRRRTR from the exons ATGTTGGGCACTGTCGTCCATTCCTTCTCTATTGTGGCTGTTGTCATCCTATGCTTGTTCGCTTCTATCCCCCCTGTGCTGGCTCATGGCTTTGTCCACACCGTTACGATTGGTGGTCAAGAATATCCTGGATGGAATCCCTTTAGTGATCCATATCTCACCCCGCCGCCATCTAGGGTAATCCGCAGGGTTCAGAGTGACGGTTTCG TCTCCATCGACGACCCTGATCTACCGTGTCACCATGACGGGAATACAGGGAACGACACTGCAGTCATCGAGGTAAACGCGGGATCCACGGTGGCTTTCCAATGGGGATAT TGGCCGTCAG ATCACCAGGGTCCTGTATCTACGTACATGACATTTTGTAATGGCGATTGTAGGTCATTTTCGGTGACTGGCGCCAAGTGGTTCAAATTGGACGCCGGTGGTTATGATACGGAAACCAAATTGTGGGCATCAGACAAGCTTAGAATGG ACAATAATTCGTGGAAGTCGACTATCCCGGCGTCTCTGTCTCCCGGCCAATAT CTCATACGAAATGAAAT CATCGCCCTACATTCTATCACTCCCCAGAATTATCCCAGCTGTGG GCAATTGAACGTCAAGGGAAGTGGTAAAGGTTTCCCGTCTGACAGGGATCTGGTTTCTATTCCAGGGCTCTACGACAATGTCGCATTTCCAAACATATACAGTGATTTTGGATCGTTTACTATCCCCGGTCCACCACCGGTTTCCCTCGATAACTCAAATCCACCTTTTACCGTTACCAGTACACCATCACCAACGGTGGTGCATGCTGGGACCACAACACCTTCTGGTGGTGACAGGCCCCTGAATCATGACGCAAGAGTTGGGCATTGTCGTCTTACTTCTCGAAGGAGGACTCGATAG